The Patescibacteria group bacterium nucleotide sequence GTGCCGTGGGAATACGCGCGTCAAACGGCACAACTATTGAAACGTTTGAAAAATGCTTCGTATCATATTGTGGCGCTCGAACAATCCGCGCACAGCATTCTCTATACATCTTTTCGGCCAAAGGGTAAAATAGCTTTGGTGCTGGGCAATGAAGTTACCGGTCTGCCAAAACAATGGCTAAGTCTATGCGACACCGTGATCGACATTCCCATGCGCGGTCGGAAGGAATCGCTTAACGTATCGGTGGCGGCCGGGGTTGCTATTTTTCACATATTGAAATAATATCTGCGTAGGTGTTAAAGTAAGCGTAACGGAATCCTTTCCTGCCACCAAATGTATGCATATTCAAAGGAAGGCGGGATCCCGCCTTTGGTGGTGGTAGGATTCCATCATAAACCGTTGTGGAAACATAAGGGTTTCCGCTACGAATCAATAGACGGGCCGGGGTGGTGGAATGGTATACACGCAGGACTTAAAATCCTGTGACCGCAAGGTCTTGTGGGTTCGAGTCCCACTCCCGGTACCAGCTGAATTGAATAACCATACTTTGTTGACAATCCCACCTCCAGTACCATCTGGGTTGAATACAAGACGTCAGGGAGAAAGGTGGAGCAATCATGCATTTTGTGTACTTTTTGTTTTCTCCATCTCAACGACGATTTTATATCGGACGAACAGATGATCTTCCTAGGCGAATTAACGAACACCTTCGTGGTAAATGCTACACCACATCACGTATGGGTGAGTTTATTATTATAGGTTACGAGGCATTTAATTCTAAGGATGACGCTGTTAGACGTGAGCGGTATTTCAAAACCACCAAGGGGCGCACCACCCTACGTTTAATGTATCGTGAGAGCTTGTTGTCAATTCATGCGGGTTCGCCCAG carries:
- a CDS encoding RNA methyltransferase, translating into MPSKQIELVLVLPNIRSRFNVGSIFRTADGAGVNKIYLCGITPTPPHDKIAKVALGAETTVPWEYARQTAQLLKRLKNASYHIVALEQSAHSILYTSFRPKGKIALVLGNEVTGLPKQWLSLCDTVIDIPMRGRKESLNVSVAAGVAIFHILK